One Janthinobacterium sp. TB1-E2 genomic region harbors:
- a CDS encoding FKBP-type peptidyl-prolyl cis-trans isomerase, whose translation MKIAKNTVVTVNYKLSDAQDNLIEDGRQPMVYLHGDYENTLPKIEEELDGKEVGYSNTIQIEPDDAFGEYDPALVKVEPRNRLPEPLEVGMQFEGMPESDSPDEEAMIFTVTDIADDKVVLDGNHPLAGIALRFSLTVADVRAATDEEIAHGHVHGAHGHDHGDDEEEGDEGDHFRSHPIH comes from the coding sequence ATGAAGATTGCCAAAAATACGGTCGTGACTGTCAACTACAAACTGTCAGACGCGCAAGACAATCTGATCGAAGACGGCCGTCAGCCGATGGTCTACCTGCACGGTGATTATGAAAACACCCTGCCGAAGATCGAAGAAGAGCTCGACGGCAAGGAAGTTGGCTATTCCAACACGATCCAGATCGAACCGGATGATGCTTTCGGTGAATACGATCCCGCCCTGGTCAAGGTCGAGCCGCGCAACCGCCTGCCTGAGCCGCTGGAAGTGGGCATGCAGTTCGAAGGCATGCCGGAAAGCGATTCGCCGGACGAAGAAGCGATGATCTTCACGGTCACCGACATCGCCGATGACAAAGTCGTGCTGGATGGTAACCATCCTCTGGCCGGCATCGCGCTGCGCTTCTCGCTGACCGTCGCTGACGTGCGCGCCGCCACCGACGAAGAAATCGCCCACGGCCACGTGCATGGCGCACACGGCCATGACCATGGTGATGATGAAGAAGAGGGTGACGAAGGCGATCACTTCCGTTCGCATCCGATTCACTAA
- a CDS encoding cupin domain-containing protein → MKTLTLLGDITPAQFLRDYWHKKPLLIRQAVPGFKALFDFKALAELATLDHVESRLVSHADGHWNMQQGPLTSLPSLKQKEWTLLVQGANLHSAKADALLRQFRFLPDARLDDLMVSFATDGGGVGPHFDSYDVFLLQGQGKRHWRIGAQKDLSLIDGLPLKILSNFTPDEEFTLEPGDMLYLPPHYAHDGVAIGDCQTYSIGFRSPSFQELGEAFLQFMADSIDLPGIYSDPDLKASGKPAEIPREMLSTIAEELNKVRFTEEDVTIFLGEHLSEPKHNVFFTPLSKPLTVGRFADAAQKKGVVLSRKTLMLYRGKNVFINGESFAIGKADKAALETLANERALDGAAVAMASDDVMDALYTWYQDGWIELA, encoded by the coding sequence ATGAAAACATTAACTCTCCTCGGCGATATCACGCCGGCGCAATTCCTGCGCGACTACTGGCATAAAAAGCCCCTGTTGATCCGTCAAGCCGTACCGGGCTTCAAGGCGCTGTTCGATTTCAAGGCCCTGGCCGAGCTGGCTACCCTCGATCACGTTGAATCGCGCCTGGTCAGCCATGCGGATGGCCACTGGAACATGCAGCAAGGTCCGCTGACCAGCCTGCCTTCGCTGAAACAGAAGGAATGGACTCTGCTGGTGCAGGGCGCCAACCTGCACAGCGCCAAGGCCGACGCCCTGCTGCGCCAGTTCCGTTTCCTGCCGGACGCGCGCCTGGACGACCTGATGGTCAGCTTTGCCACCGATGGCGGCGGCGTGGGCCCGCATTTCGATTCCTATGACGTGTTCCTGCTGCAAGGCCAGGGCAAGCGCCACTGGCGCATCGGCGCGCAGAAAGACCTGAGCCTGATCGACGGCTTGCCGCTGAAAATCCTCAGCAATTTCACGCCCGACGAAGAATTTACCCTGGAACCGGGCGACATGCTGTATTTGCCGCCCCACTATGCGCACGACGGCGTGGCCATCGGCGACTGCCAGACGTATTCGATCGGCTTCCGCTCGCCTTCGTTCCAGGAACTGGGCGAAGCTTTCCTGCAATTCATGGCCGACTCGATCGACTTGCCGGGCATTTACAGCGATCCGGACCTGAAAGCGTCGGGCAAGCCGGCCGAAATCCCCCGTGAAATGCTCAGCACCATCGCGGAAGAACTGAACAAGGTGCGCTTCACGGAAGAAGACGTCACGATTTTCCTCGGCGAACACCTGTCGGAACCGAAGCACAATGTGTTTTTCACGCCGCTGTCCAAGCCGCTGACGGTGGGCCGCTTCGCGGACGCCGCACAGAAAAAAGGTGTCGTGTTGTCGCGCAAGACGCTGATGCTGTATCGTGGCAAGAATGTCTTCATCAATGGCGAATCGTTTGCCATTGGCAAGGCCGACAAAGCGGCCCTGGAAACCCTGGCCAACGAACGCGCCCTCGATGGCGCCGCCGTTGCCATGGCTTCCGATGACGTGATGGATGCCTTATATACCTGGTATCAGGATGGCTGGATCGAACTGGCTTGA